In Streptomyces ambofaciens ATCC 23877, a single genomic region encodes these proteins:
- a CDS encoding nucleoside 2-deoxyribosyltransferase, whose translation MRDTTVAGVDRTEGLDMTGVSVFVGGPIQHAIRDEGFHQPLRHAIRDIIDAVSAANGTVFSAHVAEKFGADTALFSPDQVSVRDYDWMRRCDVFVPVLPVDAAGELMRTDGTHVELGWASALGRPIVVVTPTPMAPNASHLLRGLPSVGDVTVFDLAEARAHPAELLRLLDKLGREAVMSE comes from the coding sequence ATGAGGGACACCACGGTGGCCGGCGTCGACAGGACGGAGGGCCTCGACATGACCGGAGTCAGTGTCTTCGTCGGCGGGCCCATCCAGCACGCCATCCGCGACGAAGGCTTCCACCAGCCGCTGCGGCACGCGATCCGGGACATCATCGACGCCGTCTCGGCCGCGAACGGCACGGTCTTCTCCGCTCATGTCGCCGAGAAGTTCGGCGCGGACACCGCCCTGTTCTCCCCGGACCAGGTCAGCGTCCGGGACTACGACTGGATGCGCCGCTGCGACGTGTTCGTACCGGTGCTGCCGGTGGACGCCGCGGGCGAGCTGATGCGCACCGACGGCACCCACGTCGAACTCGGCTGGGCCTCCGCGCTCGGCAGGCCCATCGTCGTCGTCACGCCGACGCCCATGGCGCCCAACGCCAGCCACCTGCTGCGCGGGCTGCCCTCCGTCGGTGACGTGACGGTCTTCGACCTGGCCGAGGCCCGCGCCCATCCCGCCGAACTGCTCCGGCTGCTCGACAAGCTGGGCCGGGAGGCCGTGATGTCCGAGTGA
- a CDS encoding glycosyltransferase family 4 protein: MRVRYVHRGYFPARAGAELMTQYLAATMSRRGWDAGVYSGHVDQDTARFMQETGVKVQPFPATPDDADPADLVHAFDAYHPQDIAVGLRLARAWDVPFAVTPASAPEVWPDRAAVLDACRRADAVFALSTAERDTLRDAGVRDAALHIIGQGPHLPGTPDPARFRREHGIDGPMVLFLGRKMRSKGYVTLLEATRLIWEDHPDTSFVFMGPRWDDDCAQRFAEYADPRIIELDMADEDAKHSALAACELVCVPSTVDLFPLVYVEAWACRKPVVASTFLGSGEVVTHGRDGLLARPAAGPVAEAVGRLLARPSERRAMGRHGHDRVRRELGWDAVADRVHTVYRTLIAARKQTEKAR, from the coding sequence TTGCGCGTACGATACGTCCACCGAGGCTACTTCCCGGCGCGAGCCGGCGCCGAGCTGATGACGCAGTACCTCGCCGCGACGATGAGCCGGCGCGGGTGGGACGCCGGCGTGTACTCGGGCCACGTCGACCAGGACACCGCGCGGTTCATGCAGGAGACCGGCGTGAAGGTCCAGCCGTTCCCGGCCACCCCCGACGACGCCGACCCCGCGGACCTGGTCCACGCCTTCGACGCCTACCACCCGCAGGACATCGCGGTCGGCCTGCGCCTGGCACGGGCCTGGGACGTGCCGTTCGCCGTGACCCCCGCGTCCGCGCCCGAGGTCTGGCCGGACCGGGCGGCCGTACTCGACGCGTGCCGGCGCGCCGACGCCGTCTTCGCGCTCTCCACGGCGGAGCGGGACACGCTGCGCGACGCCGGTGTCCGCGATGCGGCCCTGCACATCATCGGCCAGGGACCGCACCTGCCCGGCACCCCCGACCCCGCCCGGTTCCGCCGCGAACACGGCATCGACGGGCCCATGGTGCTCTTCCTCGGCCGCAAGATGCGCTCGAAGGGCTACGTCACGCTCCTGGAGGCGACCCGGCTCATCTGGGAGGACCACCCGGACACCTCCTTCGTGTTCATGGGACCCCGCTGGGACGACGACTGCGCACAGCGGTTCGCGGAGTACGCCGACCCCCGCATCATCGAACTCGACATGGCCGACGAGGACGCCAAGCACAGCGCGCTCGCCGCCTGCGAGCTGGTGTGCGTGCCCTCCACCGTCGACCTCTTCCCCCTCGTCTACGTGGAGGCGTGGGCCTGCCGGAAGCCCGTCGTCGCCTCCACCTTCCTCGGCAGCGGGGAGGTCGTCACCCACGGACGGGACGGCCTGCTCGCCCGGCCCGCCGCCGGGCCCGTCGCCGAGGCGGTCGGCCGGCTCCTCGCGCGGCCCTCGGAACGCCGCGCCATGGGGCGGCACGGCCACGACAGGGTGCGCCGAGAACTCGGCTGGGACGCGGTCGCCGACCGGGTCCACACCGTCTACCGCACGCTGATCGCCGCCCGGAAGCAAACGGAGAAGGCCCGATGA
- a CDS encoding nucleotide sugar dehydrogenase: MPANRPYEEFDVCVVGLGYVGVTLAAALLSTGRSVLGYENDPAVAEELAQGRLQVAEPGVGEAVRDGVASGAFAVTGDLGERRLPPVVIICVGTPIQAGGATPDLSHLRAATEAIAAGTDDNTLVIVRSTVPVRTSRDLVLPVLRRRTAEPLLAYCPERTIQGQALAEVLSLPQIVGGLTDEAGKRAAEFFATLTDQVVPVSSLEAAELVKLVCNCHTDLIYGFGNEVALLTEKLGLDAREVIDSANLGYPRPTLHKPGFVGGSCLTKDPYLLAHSVAAYGHTPQMITAARSLNESMPRKVGERVLAALRERGQDPADARILLSGLAYKGRPETDDLRGAPYERLLPFLRERVKEIVGHDFVVPSARIEALGVRAVDLTEGFTGAHAAILLNDHPRYGDIDAADLVARMAEPAVVYDTWRVLPPSTKAMRLGRA; the protein is encoded by the coding sequence ATGCCAGCGAACAGGCCGTACGAGGAATTCGACGTGTGCGTCGTCGGGCTGGGCTACGTCGGCGTCACACTCGCCGCCGCGCTGCTCAGCACCGGCAGAAGCGTCCTCGGCTACGAGAACGATCCGGCGGTGGCGGAGGAACTCGCCCAGGGCCGGCTCCAGGTGGCCGAGCCGGGCGTCGGGGAAGCCGTCCGGGACGGCGTCGCGTCCGGCGCCTTCGCCGTCACCGGCGACCTCGGTGAGCGGAGACTGCCGCCTGTCGTGATCATCTGCGTCGGCACACCCATCCAGGCCGGTGGCGCCACGCCCGACCTGAGCCATCTGCGGGCCGCCACCGAGGCGATCGCGGCGGGCACCGACGACAACACCCTGGTCATCGTGCGCAGCACCGTCCCGGTGCGCACCTCGCGCGACCTGGTGCTGCCCGTCCTGCGCCGCAGGACCGCCGAACCGCTGCTCGCCTACTGCCCGGAGCGCACCATCCAGGGGCAGGCGCTCGCGGAAGTGCTGTCGCTGCCGCAGATCGTCGGCGGCCTGACCGACGAGGCCGGCAAGCGGGCCGCGGAGTTCTTCGCCACCCTCACCGACCAGGTGGTGCCCGTCTCCTCCCTGGAGGCCGCCGAACTGGTCAAGCTGGTCTGCAACTGCCACACCGACCTGATCTACGGCTTCGGCAACGAGGTCGCTCTGCTGACCGAGAAACTCGGTCTGGACGCGCGGGAGGTCATCGACTCCGCCAACCTCGGCTACCCGAGGCCCACCCTCCACAAGCCGGGCTTCGTCGGCGGCAGCTGCTTGACCAAGGACCCCTACCTCCTCGCCCACTCGGTCGCCGCGTACGGCCACACCCCGCAGATGATCACCGCCGCGCGCAGCCTCAACGAGTCCATGCCCCGCAAGGTCGGCGAACGCGTCCTGGCCGCGCTTCGGGAGCGGGGCCAGGACCCGGCCGACGCCCGGATCCTGCTCTCGGGTCTCGCCTACAAGGGTCGCCCCGAGACCGACGACCTGCGCGGCGCCCCCTACGAGCGCCTGCTGCCGTTCCTCAGGGAGCGCGTCAAGGAGATCGTCGGCCACGACTTCGTGGTGCCGTCGGCCCGCATCGAGGCGCTCGGCGTCCGCGCGGTCGACCTGACCGAGGGCTTCACCGGTGCCCACGCGGCCATCCTCCTCAACGACCACCCCCGCTACGGCGACATCGACGCCGCGGACCTGGTGGCGCGGATGGCGGAGCCGGCCGTGGTCTACGACACCTGGCGGGTCCTCCCGCCCTCGACGAAGGCGATGAGGCTCGGCCGTGCGTAA
- a CDS encoding aldehyde dehydrogenase family protein, with product MNARAAGPVTCAPPAEGAGAERYGPAPVENPALGEVFAHTPGCTPQQFDAVLDDAVRARPGWAATPLDVRREHLLACHRALLAVVEPMADLLTREQGKPLRHARAEVRLAADWFAHTARLDLSPQRLVDEPAVRVALERVPHGVVAAIAPSNYPVLLAVCKIAPALLAGNTVVLKPSPDTPLSSLMMGDTFREVLPAGTFAVVGGGTELGARLTVHPAVRLVSFTGSVDTGRAIARQAAADLKRIVLELGGNDPAVVLPGADVDAVAGDLFARAMTNSGQFCAAVKRVYVHRTQYHRLAAAMADLASAAVMGDGLDPATEYGPLVNRAQRDRVAGMVDEAVRYGARVLAGGRVPDRPGHFYPPTVVTDLPAGTRLEEEEQFGPVVPVVPYDDPQEAIARADASPYGLGCSLWGDEGRARALADRPQCGTVWINTHGDLRHDVPFGGHRDSGIGVEYGPWGLHEYTQLKVRHIALRQADREMS from the coding sequence GTGAACGCCCGCGCCGCCGGGCCGGTCACCTGCGCACCCCCGGCCGAAGGCGCCGGGGCCGAGCGGTACGGACCGGCACCGGTCGAGAACCCCGCCCTCGGCGAGGTGTTCGCCCACACCCCGGGGTGCACGCCCCAGCAGTTCGACGCGGTCCTGGACGACGCGGTCCGCGCCCGTCCCGGCTGGGCGGCGACGCCGCTCGACGTCCGTCGCGAGCACCTTCTCGCCTGCCACCGCGCCCTGCTGGCCGTCGTGGAGCCGATGGCGGACCTGCTCACCCGGGAGCAGGGCAAACCCCTGAGGCACGCCCGGGCCGAAGTGCGGCTGGCGGCCGACTGGTTCGCCCATACCGCCCGGCTGGACCTGAGCCCGCAGCGGTTGGTCGACGAGCCCGCCGTCCGCGTCGCACTGGAACGCGTCCCCCACGGCGTCGTCGCGGCGATCGCGCCCTCCAACTACCCCGTCCTGCTGGCCGTGTGCAAGATCGCGCCCGCGCTGCTGGCCGGCAACACCGTGGTCCTCAAGCCCTCCCCGGACACGCCGTTGTCCAGCCTGATGATGGGCGACACCTTCAGGGAGGTGCTGCCCGCCGGCACCTTCGCGGTCGTGGGTGGCGGCACGGAGCTGGGCGCCCGGCTCACCGTCCACCCCGCGGTCCGGCTGGTGTCCTTCACCGGTTCGGTCGACACCGGACGCGCCATCGCCCGGCAGGCGGCGGCGGACCTCAAGCGGATCGTGCTGGAACTCGGCGGCAACGACCCCGCCGTCGTCCTGCCCGGCGCCGACGTCGACGCCGTCGCCGGGGATCTGTTCGCCCGGGCCATGACCAACAGCGGGCAGTTCTGCGCCGCGGTCAAGCGCGTCTACGTGCACCGCACGCAGTACCACCGCCTCGCGGCGGCCATGGCCGACCTGGCGAGCGCCGCCGTCATGGGCGACGGCCTCGACCCGGCCACCGAGTACGGCCCGCTCGTCAACCGCGCCCAGCGGGACCGCGTCGCGGGCATGGTGGACGAGGCCGTCCGCTACGGCGCCCGGGTCCTGGCCGGAGGCCGTGTCCCCGACCGGCCCGGCCACTTCTACCCTCCCACCGTCGTCACCGACCTCCCGGCCGGCACCCGCCTCGAAGAGGAGGAGCAGTTCGGCCCGGTCGTCCCGGTCGTCCCGTACGACGACCCGCAGGAGGCGATCGCCCGTGCCGACGCCTCGCCGTACGGGCTGGGGTGCTCCCTGTGGGGTGACGAGGGCCGGGCGCGGGCCCTGGCCGACCGGCCGCAGTGCGGAACGGTGTGGATCAACACCCACGGCGACCTGCGGCACGACGTGCCGTTCGGCGGCCATCGGGACTCGGGGATCGGCGTGGAGTACGGCCCCTGGGGTCTTCACGAGTACACGCAGCTCAAGGTGCGCCACATCGCGCTTCGCCAAGCAGATCGGGAGATGTCATGA
- a CDS encoding creatininase family protein encodes MRQRDTNVPRYGDLTSPEVPRALRGATLVWPVGGLEQHGPHLPLSVDMDIPEALARQVAAEVGGLLLPGQPVSARSLPQSGGGLHFPGTVHLGGATFLAYLTDCLTALSRLGLGRLVVINGHYENEGLLFEAIDGCAPGTVFPDTEVVAFSWWSLVTEDWLGEHIPRFPGWHAEHAGLTETSLMMYLRPEVVRAERPSHASPPPAGVYRHPVDVGKISNQGVLSSATGASVELGERLFWHLVDGIVELLGKPARDAAGQPAVSAGPGQVAASP; translated from the coding sequence ATGCGGCAACGCGACACGAACGTACCCCGTTACGGAGACCTGACCAGTCCGGAGGTGCCGAGGGCCCTGCGCGGCGCCACCCTGGTGTGGCCGGTGGGAGGACTGGAGCAGCACGGCCCCCACCTTCCGCTCTCCGTCGACATGGACATCCCCGAGGCGCTGGCCCGGCAGGTGGCCGCGGAGGTCGGCGGGCTCCTGCTGCCGGGCCAGCCGGTCTCGGCGAGGTCGCTGCCGCAGAGTGGTGGCGGGCTCCACTTCCCCGGCACCGTGCATCTCGGCGGCGCCACCTTCCTCGCGTACCTCACCGACTGCCTGACGGCCCTGTCCCGCCTCGGCCTCGGCCGGCTCGTCGTGATCAACGGGCACTACGAGAACGAGGGCCTGCTCTTCGAGGCGATCGACGGGTGTGCGCCGGGCACCGTGTTCCCCGACACCGAGGTGGTCGCCTTCAGCTGGTGGAGCCTGGTCACCGAGGACTGGCTCGGCGAGCACATCCCGCGCTTCCCCGGCTGGCACGCGGAGCACGCGGGGCTGACCGAGACGAGCCTGATGATGTACCTGCGCCCCGAGGTCGTGCGCGCGGAGCGGCCCAGCCACGCCTCGCCGCCGCCCGCGGGTGTCTACCGGCATCCCGTCGACGTCGGGAAGATCTCCAACCAGGGCGTGCTGTCCTCCGCCACCGGCGCCTCGGTCGAGCTGGGGGAGCGCCTGTTCTGGCACCTGGTCGACGGCATCGTCGAACTGCTGGGCAAACCCGCCCGGGACGCCGCCGGACAGCCCGCGGTCTCCGCCGGCCCCGGGCAGGTCGCCGCGTCCCCGTGA
- a CDS encoding NAD-dependent epimerase/dehydratase family protein gives MRKKTLITGGAGFIGLHLARRLSATRDVTLLDDFSRGRSDTALSDLLGHVELVEHDLTTPVPDGLLADDFTEVYHLAAVVGVAESNDNPRRVLRTNLLTTVHLLDWLSGLTGATLCFASSSEAYAGSVEAGLAAVPTAEDVPLALPDPSVARSSYGFSKIAGEVLCRTYAHAHGFPLRMVRFHNVYGPRMGYDHVIPQFVERLLSGADPFEIHGADQTRAFCHVDDAVDAIIALTALPTKEPLLVNVGNDEEEIRIRDLARKVFDTLDRHPAVDVHPAPPLSPARRLPDLARLRELTGHRSKVGLDEGLRRTCAWYAQDIAARGTGA, from the coding sequence GTGCGTAAGAAGACCCTGATCACCGGAGGGGCCGGCTTCATCGGCCTGCACCTGGCCCGCCGGCTGTCCGCCACCCGCGACGTCACCTTGCTCGACGACTTCAGCAGGGGCCGGTCCGACACCGCGCTGTCCGATCTGCTCGGCCATGTCGAGCTGGTCGAACACGATCTGACCACCCCCGTGCCCGACGGGCTGCTCGCCGACGACTTCACCGAGGTCTACCACCTGGCCGCCGTGGTGGGGGTCGCCGAGTCCAACGACAACCCCCGACGGGTGCTGCGCACCAACCTGCTCACCACCGTCCACCTCCTCGACTGGCTCTCGGGGCTGACCGGCGCGACCCTGTGCTTCGCCTCGTCCAGCGAGGCGTACGCGGGCAGCGTGGAGGCAGGCCTCGCCGCCGTACCCACCGCCGAGGACGTGCCGCTGGCGCTGCCCGACCCCTCCGTGGCCCGCTCCTCCTACGGCTTCAGCAAGATCGCGGGGGAGGTGCTGTGCCGCACCTACGCACACGCCCACGGCTTCCCCCTGCGCATGGTGCGTTTCCACAACGTGTACGGCCCGCGCATGGGCTACGACCATGTGATCCCGCAGTTCGTCGAGCGGCTGCTCAGTGGTGCCGACCCCTTCGAGATCCACGGCGCCGACCAGACCCGCGCCTTCTGCCACGTCGACGACGCCGTCGACGCGATCATCGCGCTGACCGCCCTGCCGACCAAGGAACCGCTGCTCGTCAACGTCGGCAACGACGAGGAGGAGATCCGCATCAGGGACCTGGCCCGGAAGGTCTTCGACACCCTCGACCGGCACCCGGCCGTCGACGTCCACCCCGCGCCCCCGCTGTCCCCGGCCCGGCGCCTGCCCGACCTCGCCCGGTTGCGGGAACTGACCGGCCACCGCTCCAAGGTCGGTCTGGACGAAGGACTGCGCCGCACCTGCGCCTGGTACGCGCAGGACATCGCGGCCCGCGGAACCGGGGCGTGA
- a CDS encoding dihydroorotate dehydrogenase: protein MNGTARILGLRLSSPVVVGSGLLTDQERNIRRLFDDGASAVVTKTIHPDPGPAGEERLLRLPTGMLNSTTYSRRPVGDWCAMLRRFADDGLPVIASVHAESPDELAELADLVGQAGSPALELGISCLNEGGGLDDTPERVAAYTDAVRRRTPVPFSVKLAAGERLRERVEAALACGADAITLSDTVAGLAVDADTGEVRLGGAFGYSGAGIKPLVLAEIFGLRRAGLTVPVMASGGVENGRDVAEYLSVGADAVQVYTALHREMHATLRAIRRGFDEWLGAHGGTVADLVGRSVKRS from the coding sequence GTGAACGGCACCGCGCGGATTCTGGGGCTGCGGCTGTCGTCCCCCGTCGTGGTGGGCTCCGGCCTGCTCACCGACCAGGAGCGCAACATCCGCCGCCTCTTCGACGACGGGGCTTCAGCCGTGGTCACCAAGACCATTCACCCCGACCCCGGCCCCGCGGGCGAGGAACGTCTGCTGCGCCTGCCCACCGGCATGCTCAACAGCACCACGTACTCCCGTCGGCCGGTCGGTGACTGGTGTGCGATGCTCCGCCGCTTCGCCGACGACGGGCTGCCGGTGATCGCCTCCGTGCACGCGGAGTCCCCGGACGAACTCGCCGAGCTCGCCGACCTCGTGGGGCAGGCGGGCAGCCCCGCCCTGGAACTGGGCATCTCCTGTCTCAACGAGGGGGGCGGGCTGGACGACACCCCGGAGCGCGTCGCCGCCTACACCGACGCGGTGCGCCGCCGGACGCCGGTGCCGTTCAGCGTCAAGCTGGCCGCCGGCGAGCGGCTGCGGGAGCGAGTCGAGGCGGCCCTGGCCTGCGGTGCGGACGCCATCACCCTGAGCGACACCGTCGCCGGACTGGCCGTCGACGCGGACACGGGTGAGGTGCGCCTCGGAGGAGCGTTCGGTTACTCGGGGGCCGGCATCAAACCGCTCGTGCTCGCCGAGATCTTCGGCCTGCGCCGCGCGGGGCTGACGGTGCCGGTGATGGCCAGCGGCGGGGTCGAGAACGGCAGGGACGTGGCGGAGTACCTGAGCGTGGGCGCCGACGCCGTCCAGGTCTACACCGCACTGCACCGGGAGATGCACGCCACGCTCCGGGCCATCCGCAGGGGCTTCGACGAATGGCTGGGCGCGCACGGCGGCACGGTGGCGGACCTGGTCGGACGCAGTGTCAAGAGGTCATGA
- a CDS encoding DegT/DnrJ/EryC1/StrS family aminotransferase: protein MTAFDVPLYRPGFGPAEIEAVTEVLRSGWLSAGPVTEDFEGKYAAALGVESAIAVSSGTAALHLAMLALDIGPGDEVVLPSLNFVSAAATVALSGATPVFADIAGPHDLCLAPEDAAARITPRTRAIVAMHYGGHAADLTALSRLARAHGLALIEDCAHAPVTDSVHGMLGTVGDIGCYSFFATKNLAMGEGGMVVARDPALRERIRRLRSHALTVSAKQRHRGGPSGYDVDALGLNYRSTEIACAIGRVQLDALPAAQARRRAAVLGYREQLAGLPGLTVPFATRPAEEGAHHLFAVLLPPGTDREALQDRLRAARVQSGVHYPPTHLFTAYRERYGLGPGLLPVTEDVMARQLSLPLYPDLGEAGVGRVAEAVSSAWRP, encoded by the coding sequence ATGACGGCCTTCGACGTCCCGCTGTACCGCCCGGGGTTCGGTCCCGCCGAGATCGAGGCGGTCACGGAGGTCCTGCGCTCCGGATGGCTGTCGGCCGGGCCCGTCACGGAGGACTTCGAGGGCAAGTACGCCGCCGCCCTCGGCGTGGAGTCCGCGATCGCCGTCAGCAGTGGCACCGCCGCCCTGCACCTGGCGATGCTGGCCCTGGACATCGGCCCGGGCGACGAGGTGGTGCTGCCCTCGCTGAACTTCGTGTCGGCCGCCGCGACCGTCGCCCTGTCCGGCGCGACCCCCGTGTTCGCCGACATCGCGGGCCCGCACGACCTGTGCCTCGCCCCCGAGGACGCCGCCGCCCGCATCACCCCGCGCACCCGGGCGATCGTCGCCATGCACTACGGCGGACACGCCGCCGACCTCACGGCTCTCTCCCGGCTGGCCCGCGCCCACGGGCTGGCCCTGATCGAGGACTGCGCCCACGCCCCCGTCACCGACTCGGTCCACGGGATGCTCGGCACGGTCGGCGACATCGGCTGCTACAGCTTCTTCGCCACCAAGAACCTGGCCATGGGCGAGGGCGGCATGGTGGTCGCCCGCGACCCCGCCCTGCGCGAGCGGATCAGGCGGCTGCGCTCGCACGCCCTCACCGTCAGCGCCAAGCAGCGCCACCGCGGTGGACCCTCCGGCTACGACGTCGACGCCCTCGGCCTCAACTACCGGTCCACGGAGATCGCCTGCGCCATCGGACGTGTCCAGCTCGACGCCCTGCCCGCCGCGCAGGCCCGCCGCCGGGCAGCGGTCCTCGGATACCGCGAGCAGCTGGCCGGGCTGCCCGGACTCACCGTGCCGTTCGCCACCCGGCCGGCCGAGGAGGGCGCCCACCACCTCTTCGCGGTGCTGCTGCCCCCCGGCACCGACCGTGAGGCGCTTCAGGACCGGCTGCGCGCGGCACGGGTGCAGAGCGGAGTGCACTACCCGCCCACCCACCTGTTCACCGCCTACCGGGAACGGTACGGCCTCGGACCGGGTCTGCTGCCCGTGACGGAGGACGTGATGGCCCGCCAGCTCTCCCTGCCGCTGTACCCGGACCTGGGCGAGGCCGGGGTCGGACGGGTCGCGGAGGCGGTGAGCTCCGCATGGCGCCCGTGA
- a CDS encoding nucleotidyltransferase family protein, whose protein sequence is MRAVVLAGGEGRRLRPATLTVPKPLMPIDGIPILHIILTQLKNAGFTRVTLSLGYRAHMIRASFGGNRWSGLELDFSLEEEPLGTAGPLALLPPFEESVLVMNADLLTDVDFADLWSHHKKSRAAATIALSPQDIDVAHGVVELDEERRVTDFREKPRLSFLVSGGIYVLEPSLLRFLPPRGRHDMPTLLDHARAHGERVEGYVIEGDWRDIGTPEQLDLATTAFRTDRARYLGRRGVAELCAGTGAFSRAVTG, encoded by the coding sequence ATGAGAGCAGTGGTACTGGCCGGAGGCGAGGGACGCCGACTGCGGCCCGCCACCCTGACCGTCCCCAAGCCCCTCATGCCGATCGACGGCATCCCGATCCTGCACATCATCCTCACGCAGCTGAAGAACGCGGGCTTCACCCGTGTGACGCTCTCACTCGGCTACCGGGCCCACATGATCCGGGCCAGTTTCGGCGGGAACCGCTGGTCCGGACTGGAACTGGACTTCTCGCTGGAGGAGGAGCCGCTGGGCACCGCCGGTCCGCTCGCCCTGCTGCCGCCCTTCGAGGAGTCCGTCCTCGTGATGAACGCGGACCTGCTCACCGACGTCGACTTCGCCGACCTGTGGTCCCACCACAAGAAGTCGCGTGCCGCCGCCACGATCGCGCTCAGCCCCCAGGACATCGACGTCGCGCACGGAGTGGTGGAACTCGACGAAGAACGGCGCGTGACCGACTTCCGCGAGAAGCCGCGGCTCAGCTTCCTGGTCAGTGGCGGCATCTACGTCCTCGAACCCTCCCTGCTGCGCTTCCTGCCGCCCCGGGGACGGCACGACATGCCCACCCTGCTCGACCACGCCCGCGCGCACGGCGAGCGCGTCGAGGGCTACGTCATCGAGGGCGACTGGCGTGACATCGGCACACCTGAGCAACTCGACCTCGCCACCACGGCGTTCCGCACCGACCGGGCCCGCTACCTGGGCCGGCGGGGTGTGGCCGAGCTGTGCGCGGGTACCGGCGCGTTCTCGAGGGCGGTGACCGGATGA